The following coding sequences are from one Triticum dicoccoides isolate Atlit2015 ecotype Zavitan chromosome 4A, WEW_v2.0, whole genome shotgun sequence window:
- the LOC119285451 gene encoding probable xyloglucan 6-xylosyltransferase 1, whose protein sequence is MWVAERVLGERRMREIQRFTRNAKLTVVCLMLTILVLRGTVGAGKFGTPQQDLTELRHRFISHPQRALSEHHDARSKASDAQAQAAQAAAGKAAARDDEPEPQPRSLRDPPYTLGPKISDWDEQRAAWNRRHPETPPFLNDVKPRVMLVTGSSPKPCENPVGDHYLLKSIKNKIDYCRIHGLEIFYNMALLDAELAGFWAKLPLLRALLLAHPEVEFFWWMDSDAMFTDMAFELPWERYGPYNFILHGWDEMVYDDKNWIGLNTGSFLLRNCQWSLDYLDTWAPMGPKGPVRIEAGKVLTKYLKDRPVFEADDQSAMVYILATQREKWGNKVYLENGYYLHGYWGILVDRYEEMLENYQPGLGDHRWPLVTHFVGCKPCSKFGDYPVERCLKQMDRAFNFGDNQVLHMYGFEHKSLASRRIKRIRNETSDPLDMKDDYGLLHPAFKALKTST, encoded by the coding sequence ATGTGGGTGGCGGAGCGGGTGCTGGGGGAGCGCCGGATGCGGGAGATCCAGCGCTTCACCCGGAACGCCAAGCTCACCGTCGTCTGCCTCATGCTCACCATCCTCGTGCTCCGCGGCACCGTCGGGGCGGGCAAGTTCGGCACGCCGCAGCAGGACCTCACCGAGCTGCGCCACCGCTTCATCTCCCACCCGCAGCGCGCGCTCTCCGAGCACCACGACGCCCGCTCCAAGGCCTCCGACGCCCAGGCCCAGGCCGCCCAGGCCGCCGCGGGGAAGGCCGCCGCCCGGGACGACGAGCCGGAGCCGCAGCCCAGGTCGCTCCGGGACCCGCCCTACACGCTCGGCCCCAAGATCTCCGACTGGGACGAGCAGCGGGCCGCATGGAACCGCCGCCACCCGGAGACCCCGCCCTTCCTCAACGACGTCAAGCCGCGGGTCATGCTCGTCACGGGGTCCTCGCCCAAGCCCTGCGAGAACCCCGTCGGCGACCACTACCTCCTCAAGTCCATCAAGAACAAGATCGACTACTGCCGCATCCACGGCCTCGAGATCTTCTACAACATGGCGCTGCTCGACGCCGAGCTCGCCGGCTTCTGGGCCAAGCTCCCGCTCCTCCGCGCGCTCCTCCTCGCTCACCCGGAGGTCGAGTTCTTCTGGTGGATGGACTCCGACGCCATGTTCACCGACATGGCCTTCGAGCTGCCGTGGGAGCGCTACGGCCCCTACAACTTCATCCTGCACGGCTGGGACGAGATGGTCTACGACGACAAGAACTGGATTGGTCTCAACACCGGCAGCTTCTTGCTGCGCAACTGCCAATGGTCGCTCGATTACCTCGACACCTGGGCGCCCATGGGGCCGAAGGGCCCTGTTCGTATTGAGGCTGGGAAGGTGCTCACCAAGTACCTCAAGGACCGGCCGGTCTTTGAAGCCGACGATCAGTCCGCCATGGTGTATATCCTCGCTACCCAGCGTGAGAAATGGGGTAACAAGGTGTATCTCGAGAATGGCTACTACCTCCATGGCTATTGGGGCATTTTGGTGGACAGGTACGAGGAGATGCTTGAGAATTACCAGCCGGGGCTCGGCGATCATCGGTGGCCACTGGTCACTCACTTTGTCGGGTGCAAGCCATGCTCCAAGTTTGGGGATTACCCTGTTGAGCGGTGCCTCAAGCAGATGGACCGGGCCTTCAATTTCGGGGATAACCAGGTGTTGCACATGTATGGGTTTGAGCACAAGTCTCTTGCGAGCAGGAGGATCAAGAGGATCAGGAATGAGACCAGTGACCCTCTTGATATGAAGGATGATTACGGGTTGCTCCACCCAGCGTTCAAGGCCCTCAAGACTTCTACATGA